One Bradyrhizobium zhanjiangense DNA segment encodes these proteins:
- a CDS encoding ketopantoate reductase family protein: protein MRICFIGAGALGSTIGGTLARGGAEVWLIDPFQAHVDAINASGLRMLEGDAETVVKVSACTSATKVGIVADLVIVLVKSYHTRDAIRAAAPIIGPQTVVMSLQNGLGHEDILSEEVGRDRVMAGKTYVGGVLLGPGHVRSGVIGKETIIGELDGRLTERAQRISETFNRAGILTLLSDNILGTMWDKLFINVAGGGITAVTGLTYGGLYSLPILEDCALAAISEGIAVAQAAGVKISITDPRRAWTMASAGLPPEFKTSMLQSLQSGNLTEVDYIHGSVVRWGSRLNVPTPVNSTLVALVKGIEYARSDYPGRS, encoded by the coding sequence ATGAGGATCTGCTTTATCGGAGCAGGAGCCCTGGGCTCGACCATCGGCGGCACGCTGGCACGCGGCGGTGCCGAGGTTTGGTTGATCGATCCGTTTCAGGCTCATGTCGACGCGATCAATGCCAGTGGTCTCCGGATGCTCGAAGGTGACGCCGAGACCGTTGTGAAGGTCTCTGCCTGCACCTCCGCGACAAAGGTCGGCATCGTGGCGGACCTCGTCATCGTCCTCGTCAAGTCCTATCACACGCGGGATGCGATCCGGGCGGCAGCGCCGATCATCGGACCGCAGACGGTCGTGATGTCGCTTCAAAACGGTCTTGGTCATGAGGACATCCTTTCGGAGGAAGTCGGTCGTGACCGGGTCATGGCAGGCAAGACCTACGTAGGCGGCGTGCTGCTCGGCCCCGGTCATGTCCGCTCCGGGGTCATCGGCAAGGAAACCATCATCGGCGAGCTCGATGGACGCCTGACGGAACGCGCTCAGCGAATTTCCGAGACGTTCAATCGTGCCGGCATTCTCACGCTGCTCAGCGACAATATCTTGGGCACGATGTGGGACAAGTTGTTCATCAATGTCGCCGGAGGAGGAATTACCGCCGTTACCGGGCTGACGTATGGCGGTCTCTATTCGCTGCCGATCCTGGAAGATTGCGCGCTGGCCGCGATCTCAGAGGGCATCGCGGTCGCGCAGGCGGCCGGCGTGAAGATCTCGATCACCGATCCGCGACGCGCTTGGACGATGGCATCCGCTGGTCTACCGCCCGAGTTCAAGACGTCGATGTTGCAGAGTTTGCAGTCCGGCAACCTGACCGAGGTCGACTACATCCACGGCTCCGTCGTGCGTTGGGGTTCCAGGCTCAACGTCCCAACTCCCGTAAATTCCACCCTCGTCGCGTTAGTCAAGGGCATCGAATACGCCCGCAGCGACTATCCTGGAAGGTCCTGA
- a CDS encoding VOC family protein gives MPPPRAYVEHVAIRVPDVDRHVDFFREVLGLAIRDEQPAEGARPRQVWVLGSVQLIEDPNFVGPEGRLAHLGIMVDDYEGVLARAAAWGAKALPAGPNWLELPGGLNVEILQASAGAVEAALAINPRA, from the coding sequence ATGCCGCCGCCCCGTGCCTATGTCGAACACGTCGCCATCCGTGTGCCTGACGTTGATCGTCACGTCGACTTCTTTCGTGAGGTGCTTGGTCTTGCCATTCGCGACGAGCAACCCGCCGAAGGCGCGCGCCCACGTCAGGTGTGGGTGCTCGGAAGCGTGCAACTCATCGAAGATCCGAACTTCGTGGGACCAGAGGGGCGTCTCGCCCATCTCGGCATCATGGTCGACGATTACGAAGGTGTGCTCGCCCGTGCGGCCGCGTGGGGCGCCAAGGCGTTGCCTGCCGGGCCGAACTGGCTCGAGCTACCGGGCGGGCTCAACGTCGAAATCTTGCAAGCCAGTGCAGGCGCCGTGGAAGCCGCCCTGGCGATCAATCCCCGTGCCTAG